Proteins encoded by one window of Roseibium sp. Sym1:
- a CDS encoding radical SAM/SPASM domain-containing protein: protein MTYQQALPAPKLKDGIYLKPMNGYALVHGHHPSLIRMIHPSEAFFLSLCNGTYTLPEISYLFGSTFRLPPADAEPRIARFIDQFQVFVKQVPRSAAPDSMPQARLSPSDFLYPGDDAAIANATYGQWPVPAGINITLTFKCNFNCSYCYQDLLQPDGKMWTFDKCLGLVDEAADWGVVFLGLTGGEPTIFKGWLELIERGLSRGMIPTMTSNGTVIGTSPEYAQRLAAAGMKEITISFDAPNAELHDEITRSKGQFPKVLKAIEHLVDSGIRVVIKCVLTPKNRHLIVPMIDMLADLGVSEIGISYMESGALNSGANLSDNISTGELLEVRKAVLAKRDEYMSVCTIHPPKDATRKWGQDDWYPCGGINMGMSIFPSGDVSVCDKMHGVKDFTYGNVFDSGLRAIWQGDAFQALRERTVDPARIDPDCAKCSKLHMCRTSCFVDAFNQSGKYLAKDPNCGGPFLN, encoded by the coding sequence ATGACCTATCAGCAAGCTCTGCCAGCCCCCAAACTCAAGGATGGCATCTACCTCAAACCCATGAACGGCTACGCATTGGTGCATGGCCACCATCCGTCGCTGATCCGCATGATTCACCCTTCCGAGGCTTTCTTCCTCAGCCTCTGCAACGGCACCTATACCTTACCGGAAATCTCCTATCTTTTCGGCTCGACCTTCCGGCTTCCCCCAGCAGACGCAGAGCCACGCATTGCCCGGTTTATCGATCAGTTTCAGGTATTTGTGAAACAGGTTCCCAGATCGGCGGCACCGGACAGCATGCCTCAAGCCCGTCTGTCCCCCAGCGATTTTCTCTATCCCGGCGACGACGCGGCCATCGCAAATGCCACCTACGGCCAATGGCCTGTCCCGGCCGGAATCAACATCACGCTGACCTTCAAGTGCAACTTCAACTGTTCCTACTGCTACCAGGACCTGCTGCAGCCGGACGGCAAGATGTGGACCTTTGACAAATGCCTGGGCCTGGTCGATGAAGCCGCGGATTGGGGTGTCGTCTTTCTGGGACTGACAGGAGGAGAGCCCACAATATTCAAGGGCTGGCTGGAGCTGATTGAGCGTGGCCTGAGCCGTGGCATGATCCCGACAATGACGAGCAACGGCACCGTCATCGGCACAAGCCCCGAATATGCCCAGCGCCTGGCCGCCGCCGGCATGAAGGAAATCACGATCAGCTTCGACGCCCCGAATGCGGAGCTTCATGACGAAATCACCCGGTCCAAAGGGCAGTTTCCAAAGGTCCTGAAAGCGATCGAGCACCTCGTCGACAGCGGAATCCGCGTCGTCATCAAATGCGTGCTCACACCGAAAAACCGGCATCTGATCGTTCCCATGATAGACATGCTGGCGGATCTCGGCGTCTCTGAAATCGGCATCTCCTACATGGAAAGCGGAGCCTTGAATTCCGGGGCGAACCTTTCGGACAACATCTCGACCGGTGAACTCCTTGAGGTGCGAAAAGCCGTTCTCGCCAAGCGGGATGAATACATGTCCGTTTGCACGATACACCCGCCGAAGGACGCCACCAGGAAATGGGGTCAGGATGACTGGTACCCCTGCGGCGGGATCAATATGGGCATGTCCATCTTTCCGAGCGGTGACGTCTCGGTTTGCGACAAGATGCACGGTGTCAAGGACTTCACCTACGGCAACGTTTTCGACAGCGGCCTGAGAGCGATCTGGCAGGGGGACGCGTTTCAGGCGCTCCGGGAGAGAACCGTCGACCCGGCACGGATCGATCCGGACTGCGCAAAATGCAGCAAGCTGCACATGTGCAGGACGTCGTGCTTTGTCGACGCGTTTAACCAGAGCGGCAAATACCTTGCCAAGGACCCCAATTGTGGCGGGCCTTTCCTGAACTAG